A genomic stretch from Oleomonas cavernae includes:
- a CDS encoding DnaJ C-terminal domain-containing protein codes for MEFKDYYKALGVAREAPLDEIKRAYRKLARQYHPDLNKEPGAEARFKEIGEAYEALKDPEKRAAYDSLGQGFDAGQEFQPPPGWDTGFEHAGAGSPFDAPDFSEFFETLFGRGHRQSAGRGTFQARGEDHHAKVQIELEDAYQGAARTISLRAAELGEDGRAHLRERSLNVQIPKGVRPGQHIRLNGQGGPGLGGGPAGDLYLEVEFKAHPLYRVEDRDVYFDLPVTPWEAALGAKVKAPTPAGPVTLTIAAGSQAGTKLRLKGRGLPGTPPGDLYAVLQIALPPAASEEAQRLYSEMAATLAFNPRTRLGV; via the coding sequence ATGGAATTCAAGGATTACTACAAGGCCCTGGGGGTCGCGCGGGAGGCGCCGCTCGACGAGATCAAGCGGGCTTACCGCAAGCTGGCGCGGCAGTATCACCCCGACCTGAACAAGGAGCCTGGTGCCGAGGCCCGTTTCAAGGAAATCGGCGAGGCCTATGAGGCGCTGAAGGATCCCGAGAAACGGGCGGCCTATGACTCGCTCGGGCAGGGCTTCGACGCCGGGCAGGAATTCCAGCCGCCACCCGGCTGGGATACGGGCTTCGAGCATGCGGGTGCGGGATCGCCATTCGACGCGCCCGACTTCAGCGAATTCTTCGAGACCCTGTTCGGCCGCGGCCATCGCCAATCCGCCGGGCGCGGCACGTTCCAGGCCCGGGGCGAGGACCATCACGCCAAGGTGCAGATCGAGCTCGAGGACGCCTACCAGGGTGCCGCGCGGACGATCTCGCTGCGGGCGGCGGAACTGGGCGAGGATGGCCGGGCGCATCTGCGCGAGCGCAGCCTGAACGTCCAGATCCCCAAGGGCGTGCGGCCGGGCCAGCATATCCGCCTGAACGGCCAGGGTGGTCCGGGCCTTGGCGGCGGGCCGGCGGGCGACCTTTACCTCGAGGTCGAGTTCAAGGCCCACCCGCTCTACCGGGTCGAGGACAGGGATGTCTATTTCGACCTGCCGGTGACGCCGTGGGAGGCGGCGCTGGGCGCCAAGGTCAAGGCGCCCACGCCGGCCGGACCGGTCACCCTGACCATCGCCGCCGGCTCGCAGGCCGGCACCAAGCTGCGCCTGAAGGGCCGCGGCCTGCCCGGCACCCCGCCGGGCGATCTCTATGCCGTGCTGCAGATCGCCCTGCCGCCGGCCGCCAGCGAGGAAGCCCAGAGGCTGTACAGCGAGATGGCTGCGACGCTGGCGTTCAATCCCCGGACCAGGCTGGGAGTGTGA
- a CDS encoding chaperone modulator CbpM encodes MAEQPGYILSGTIIDEQVELSLDEVSTFCAVRREEIVILVEEGVLEPVGAQADDWRFGGDSLRRATKALRLQRDLEISPGALALILDLMDENDRLRAQLALLRHR; translated from the coding sequence ATGGCAGAGCAACCCGGTTACATCCTGAGCGGCACGATCATCGACGAGCAGGTCGAGCTGAGCCTCGACGAGGTCTCGACCTTCTGCGCGGTGCGGCGGGAGGAAATCGTCATCCTGGTCGAGGAAGGCGTGCTGGAACCCGTGGGGGCGCAGGCCGACGACTGGCGCTTCGGCGGCGACAGCCTGCGGCGCGCGACCAAGGCGCTGCGCCTGCAACGGGACCTTGAAATCAGCCCCGGCGCCCTGGCCCTGATCCTGGACCTGATGGACGAAAACGACCGGCTGCGGGCGCAACTGGCCCTGCTGCGTCATCGCTGA
- a CDS encoding DUF2272 domain-containing protein: MNKAGAILLILGLSLAACAKPPGASTQAVPEPAACAGAQPAAPADGTAAAMVRIARGEWAKWGERVVELQPGRAVVILPNSHPAMWEQERDAFPSLADYWCATPPHRNHWELTAQAAGYTNVQNPDGSVEKTAFRRTPIGSSPFDEPWSAAFTSWVIWMAGVPEGRFLYSDTHWDYINDLMTAPPGSRAFRARPIASGPPLAGDLVCATRSGAPPADWRELTLGTRPMHCDIVVGFSACDFSPSGRCIEAIGGNVMQSVSLTRAPVDAAGNLVAGGATGRDWIVVLENAARFPALVSQR; the protein is encoded by the coding sequence ATGAACAAGGCCGGCGCCATCCTCCTGATTCTGGGCTTGAGCCTGGCCGCCTGCGCCAAGCCCCCGGGGGCCAGCACCCAGGCGGTGCCGGAACCTGCCGCCTGCGCCGGGGCCCAGCCCGCGGCGCCGGCCGACGGCACCGCCGCGGCCATGGTGCGCATCGCGCGCGGCGAATGGGCCAAATGGGGCGAGCGGGTGGTGGAGCTTCAGCCCGGGCGCGCCGTGGTCATCCTGCCCAACAGCCACCCGGCGATGTGGGAGCAGGAGCGTGACGCCTTCCCCTCGCTGGCCGACTACTGGTGCGCCACCCCACCCCACCGCAACCACTGGGAACTGACCGCCCAGGCGGCCGGCTACACCAACGTCCAGAACCCCGACGGCAGCGTGGAGAAGACCGCCTTCCGCCGCACGCCGATCGGCTCGAGCCCCTTCGACGAGCCCTGGTCGGCCGCCTTCACCTCCTGGGTGATCTGGATGGCCGGCGTGCCCGAGGGCCGCTTCCTCTACAGCGATACCCATTGGGATTACATCAACGACCTCATGACGGCGCCGCCCGGCAGCCGCGCCTTCCGCGCCCGGCCGATCGCGTCCGGGCCGCCCCTGGCCGGCGACCTGGTCTGCGCCACCCGCAGCGGCGCCCCCCCGGCCGACTGGCGCGAACTGACCCTGGGCACCCGGCCCATGCACTGCGACATCGTCGTGGGCTTTAGCGCCTGCGATTTCAGCCCGTCGGGCCGCTGCATCGAGGCGATCGGCGGCAACGTCATGCAATCGGTCTCCCTGACCCGGGCGCCGGTCGATGCCGCCGGCAACCTGGTGGCCGGCGGCGCCACCGGCCGGGATTGGATCGTGGTGCTGGAGAATGCGGCGCGGTTCCCGGCGCTGGTGTCTCAGCGATGA
- a CDS encoding SDR family NAD(P)-dependent oxidoreductase — protein MPAGKVLITGGGGAIAGEMAQRLEARGHTLVLADIDRSRMEANAKALKTVPIMIDADLSTIEGIAALAAAIERDHADLDILVNNAGYIEPGDAHDLAPAVLDRHLAINLAAPMQLARAAARVMLPRRRGHILSIVSMGGIVAMRGSAAYAAAKFGLRGFQTSIRAELKPHGIGVSGVFPSGVDTPMLRYEATHGGSPLNFVGRVLTAAEVAQAAMRALDSGRLETYVPYGDSLTSRLVGAFPWLIERLLPVFEAKGEAGRRRFLAQRGLDR, from the coding sequence ATGCCGGCGGGCAAGGTCCTGATCACCGGCGGCGGCGGTGCCATTGCCGGCGAGATGGCGCAGCGGCTGGAGGCGCGCGGGCACACCCTGGTCCTCGCCGACATCGACCGCAGCCGGATGGAGGCGAACGCCAAGGCCCTGAAGACGGTACCGATCATGATCGACGCCGACCTGTCCACCATCGAGGGCATTGCGGCGCTGGCGGCGGCGATCGAGCGCGACCATGCCGATCTGGATATCCTGGTCAACAATGCCGGTTACATCGAACCGGGCGATGCCCACGACCTGGCGCCGGCCGTCCTCGACCGCCACCTGGCGATCAACCTGGCGGCACCGATGCAGCTTGCCCGCGCCGCGGCACGGGTCATGTTACCGCGCCGGCGTGGCCACATTCTCTCGATCGTGTCGATGGGCGGCATCGTGGCGATGCGCGGCAGTGCCGCCTATGCGGCGGCAAAATTCGGCCTGCGCGGCTTCCAGACCTCGATCCGGGCCGAACTCAAGCCTCACGGCATCGGCGTCTCGGGCGTCTTCCCCAGCGGGGTCGACACGCCGATGCTGCGCTATGAGGCGACCCACGGTGGTTCGCCGCTCAATTTCGTCGGCCGGGTCCTGACCGCGGCCGAGGTGGCGCAGGCGGCGATGCGGGCCCTGGACAGCGGCCGGCTGGAAACCTACGTCCCTTACGGCGACAGCCTGACCTCGCGCCTGGTCGGGGCCTTCCCCTGGTTGATCGAGCGCCTGCTGCCGGTGTTCGAGGCCAAGGGTGAGGCGGGGCGGCGGCGTTTCCTCGCACAGCGCGGCCTCGACAGGTAA
- a CDS encoding flavin-containing monooxygenase — MIEMAPVCVVGGGPAGLSLARTFKAQGIPFVVYERHGDVGGLWDPANEGSPIYQSAHFISSRTQSHYHDFPMPDDYPDYPSNRQILAYMRSFARRFDLYPHIRFNTQVSEARLADGHWQVTLSTGETVEHSAVVCANGTNWHPSTAQYPGHFTGELRHSVTYKSIDEFRGKRVLVIGAGNSGCDIACDAAKMADAAFISLRRGYHFVPKHIFGIPADAFAAAGPQLPMWLEQRVFGGMLRLLNGDLTRLGLQKPDHRIFETHPILNTQLLHYLAHGDIAAKPDVARFEGKTVHFKDGTAQEIDLIIAATGYQWKIPYLDPALFQWKDGRPKLYMNLFSREVPSLYALGFMETNGGAYKLFDQMADLIARTIAARARGGAGADAINALIATDAPDLSGGIHFAGSSRHAAYVEIAAYRKHMRKIRRRLGWPDLEPGRYAESQAA; from the coding sequence ATGATCGAGATGGCACCGGTTTGCGTGGTGGGTGGCGGTCCGGCGGGGTTGAGCCTGGCGCGCACTTTCAAGGCCCAGGGCATTCCCTTCGTGGTCTACGAGCGTCACGGCGATGTCGGCGGCCTGTGGGACCCGGCCAACGAAGGCTCGCCGATCTACCAGTCGGCGCACTTCATCTCGTCGCGGACCCAGTCGCACTACCACGACTTCCCCATGCCGGACGATTACCCGGACTATCCCTCGAACCGGCAGATCCTGGCCTATATGCGGTCCTTCGCCCGCCGCTTCGACCTCTACCCGCACATCCGCTTCAACACGCAGGTGAGCGAGGCCAGGCTGGCCGACGGGCACTGGCAGGTCACGCTCTCGACCGGCGAGACGGTCGAGCACAGCGCGGTGGTCTGCGCCAACGGCACCAACTGGCACCCCAGCACGGCGCAGTATCCCGGCCATTTCACCGGCGAGCTGCGCCATTCGGTGACCTACAAGTCGATCGACGAGTTCAGGGGCAAGCGCGTGCTGGTCATCGGGGCCGGCAATTCCGGCTGCGACATCGCCTGCGATGCCGCCAAGATGGCTGACGCGGCCTTCATCAGCCTGCGCCGCGGCTATCACTTCGTCCCGAAACACATCTTCGGCATCCCCGCCGATGCCTTTGCCGCCGCGGGCCCGCAACTGCCCATGTGGCTGGAGCAGCGGGTGTTCGGGGGCATGCTGCGCCTGCTCAACGGCGACCTGACCCGCCTGGGCCTGCAGAAGCCCGATCACCGCATTTTCGAGACCCACCCGATCCTGAACACCCAGTTGCTGCACTACCTCGCCCACGGCGACATCGCGGCCAAGCCGGATGTCGCGCGCTTCGAGGGCAAGACCGTGCACTTCAAGGACGGCACGGCGCAGGAGATCGACCTGATCATCGCCGCCACCGGCTATCAGTGGAAAATTCCCTATCTGGACCCGGCCTTGTTCCAGTGGAAGGACGGGCGGCCCAAGCTCTACATGAACCTGTTCAGCCGCGAGGTGCCCTCGCTCTATGCCCTGGGCTTCATGGAGACCAATGGCGGCGCCTACAAGCTGTTCGACCAGATGGCCGACCTGATCGCCCGCACGATCGCGGCGCGGGCCCGGGGCGGGGCAGGGGCCGACGCGATCAATGCCCTGATCGCGACCGATGCGCCCGATCTCAGCGGCGGCATCCACTTCGCCGGTTCCAGCCGCCACGCCGCCTATGTCGAGATCGCCGCCTACCGCAAGCATATGCGCAAGATCCGCCGGCGCCTGGGCTGGCCCGACCTGGAACCGGGCCGCTACGCCGAAAGCCAAGCCGCGTGA
- a CDS encoding TetR/AcrR family transcriptional regulator → MADSGQGIRRRPQQARAQARMQRILDEAAALIAQKGSEQVKMSEIAERAEVPIGSVYQFFPDKTAIIRTLAEVYMARIRAGLVAGLADIASPAEALERIGSLFDDYYALFLSEPVLRDIWGGTQGDKLIQDLDIADSRENGQAVFDTLKRFVGVPDRPRFKTACFLVLHLTGAAVRMAIAVERKEGKRLVEEYKALMVRELGAFLKGPA, encoded by the coding sequence ATGGCGGACAGCGGACAGGGGATCAGGCGACGGCCGCAGCAGGCCCGTGCCCAGGCGCGGATGCAGCGCATCCTCGACGAGGCCGCGGCCCTGATTGCCCAAAAGGGCAGCGAGCAGGTGAAAATGTCCGAGATTGCCGAGCGGGCCGAGGTGCCCATCGGCTCGGTCTATCAATTCTTCCCCGACAAGACGGCGATCATCCGCACCCTGGCCGAGGTCTACATGGCCCGGATCCGTGCAGGCCTGGTCGCCGGCCTGGCCGACATCGCCTCGCCCGCCGAGGCACTCGAGCGGATCGGGTCACTGTTCGACGACTATTACGCCCTGTTCCTGTCGGAGCCGGTGCTGCGCGACATCTGGGGCGGCACCCAGGGCGACAAGCTGATCCAGGACCTCGACATCGCCGACAGCCGCGAGAACGGCCAGGCCGTGTTCGATACCCTGAAGCGTTTCGTTGGCGTGCCAGACCGGCCGCGCTTCAAGACGGCCTGCTTCCTGGTGCTGCACCTGACCGGCGCCGCGGTGCGCATGGCCATCGCCGTGGAGCGCAAGGAGGGCAAGCGCCTGGTCGAGGAATACAAGGCGCTGATGGTGCGGGAACTGGGCGCGTTCCTGAAGGGGCCGGCATAG
- the scpB gene encoding SMC-Scp complex subunit ScpB, which translates to MSETPAQDPEMFEEDEPKGPPPPDEADLLHYTRMIEALLFAAAEPLDEATLALRLPPGVAVRPLIDGLIDFYRGRGVNLIEVGGRWTFRTAPDLAFLLRRDTEETRRLSRAAIETLAIVAYHQPVTRSEVEAIRGVAVSRGTLDVLLETGWVKPAGRRKTPGKPLTFKTTDVFLDHFSLAQIGDLPGIEDLKAAGLVDPRQALPVIGRDEDLEPLEEGDQGYEPLDAGEGP; encoded by the coding sequence ATGAGCGAGACCCCCGCTCAAGACCCTGAGATGTTCGAGGAAGACGAGCCCAAGGGCCCGCCGCCCCCCGACGAGGCCGATCTGCTGCACTACACCCGCATGATCGAAGCCCTGCTTTTCGCCGCGGCCGAACCGCTGGACGAGGCCACCCTGGCCCTGCGCCTGCCGCCCGGTGTCGCCGTGCGGCCGCTGATCGACGGCTTGATTGACTTCTATCGCGGCCGGGGCGTGAACCTGATCGAGGTCGGCGGCCGCTGGACCTTCCGCACCGCGCCGGACCTGGCCTTCCTGCTGCGCCGGGACACGGAAGAAACCCGCCGCCTGTCGCGCGCGGCGATCGAGACCCTGGCAATCGTCGCCTATCACCAGCCGGTGACCCGGTCGGAGGTCGAGGCGATCCGCGGCGTCGCGGTCAGCCGCGGCACCCTGGACGTGCTGCTGGAAACCGGCTGGGTGAAGCCCGCCGGCCGGCGCAAGACCCCGGGCAAGCCGCTGACCTTCAAGACCACCGACGTCTTCCTCGATCACTTCAGCCTGGCCCAGATCGGCGACCTGCCGGGGATCGAGGACCTGAAGGCGGCCGGCCTGGTCGATCCGCGCCAGGCCCTGCCGGTGATCGGCCGTGACGAGGACCTGGAACCGCTGGAAGAGGGCGACCAGGGTTACGAACCGCTGGATGCGGGCGAGGGGCCATAG
- a CDS encoding segregation and condensation protein A, with the protein MSDKPTLPFEDQAAAIIGEDGEVLKVDVEGFEGPLDVLLALAKTQKVDLRKISILKLVDQYLVFIGEARRLRLELAADYLVMAAWLAYLKSRLLVPEAPSGEEPSGEELAARMALQLERLEAIRAAAAKLMSRHQLGRDVFSRGDPEGVTVVRKSNWDLSLYDLIRSYADWAARKTGGHMTVKLPPVFTMEAAIHRLSRMLGIELDWARLESFMPDEFADPLGRRSALAGTFAASLELVRQGKIQLRQSEPFAPIFIRKARDE; encoded by the coding sequence ATGAGCGACAAGCCGACCCTGCCCTTTGAAGACCAGGCCGCCGCCATCATCGGCGAAGACGGCGAGGTTCTGAAGGTCGACGTCGAGGGCTTCGAGGGGCCGCTCGACGTGCTGCTGGCCCTGGCCAAGACCCAGAAGGTCGACCTGCGCAAGATCTCGATCCTGAAACTGGTCGATCAGTACCTGGTCTTCATCGGCGAGGCGCGGCGCCTGCGCCTGGAACTGGCCGCCGACTACCTGGTCATGGCCGCCTGGCTCGCCTATCTCAAGTCGCGCCTGCTGGTGCCCGAGGCGCCCTCGGGCGAGGAACCGTCGGGCGAGGAGCTGGCCGCGCGCATGGCCCTGCAGCTCGAGCGGCTGGAGGCGATCCGCGCCGCGGCGGCCAAGCTCATGTCGCGCCACCAACTGGGCCGCGACGTCTTCTCCCGCGGCGATCCCGAAGGCGTCACCGTGGTGCGCAAGTCGAACTGGGACCTGAGCCTCTACGACCTCATCCGGTCCTATGCCGACTGGGCCGCCCGCAAGACCGGCGGCCACATGACCGTGAAGCTGCCGCCGGTGTTCACCATGGAGGCGGCGATCCATCGCCTCTCGCGCATGCTGGGGATCGAGCTCGACTGGGCGCGGCTGGAAAGCTTCATGCCCGACGAATTCGCCGATCCGCTGGGCCGCCGCTCGGCCCTGGCCGGGACCTTTGCGGCCAGCCTCGAGCTGGTTCGCCAGGGCAAGATCCAGCTCCGCCAGAGCGAGCCCTTCGCCCCCATTTTCATCAGGAAGGCGCGTGACGAATGA
- a CDS encoding site-2 protease family protein, which produces MMDFPGFVHEVSVWALPIIFAITLHEAAHGWMADKLGDPTARMLGRISANPVRHIDPLGTIILPGLLLLTAGFAFGYAKPVPVNFRKLRNPRRDMVLVAAAGPGANLLMALVAALLLHLVPLLPDQAGQWLGENCVNAILVNAVLGVFNMIPLPPLDGGRVAVGVLPRALAYPLSRVEPYGMLIVFGAVFLLPLIAQQLGFAFNPVFDLIAPIINGVVRLLLSLTGLA; this is translated from the coding sequence ATGATGGATTTTCCTGGTTTCGTGCATGAGGTCTCGGTCTGGGCCCTGCCGATCATCTTCGCCATCACCCTGCACGAGGCCGCCCACGGCTGGATGGCCGACAAGCTGGGTGATCCCACGGCGCGCATGCTGGGGCGCATTTCGGCCAATCCGGTCCGCCATATCGACCCGTTGGGCACGATCATCCTGCCCGGCCTGTTGCTGCTGACGGCGGGCTTTGCCTTCGGCTATGCCAAGCCGGTGCCGGTCAATTTCCGCAAGCTGCGCAACCCGCGCCGCGACATGGTCCTGGTCGCCGCGGCGGGGCCGGGCGCCAACCTGCTGATGGCGCTGGTCGCGGCGCTGTTGCTGCACCTGGTGCCGCTGCTGCCGGACCAGGCCGGGCAATGGCTGGGCGAGAACTGCGTCAACGCGATCCTGGTCAATGCCGTGCTGGGGGTCTTCAACATGATCCCGCTGCCGCCCCTGGACGGCGGCCGTGTCGCCGTGGGCGTCCTGCCGCGCGCCCTGGCCTATCCCCTGTCGCGGGTCGAGCCCTACGGCATGCTGATCGTCTTCGGGGCGGTCTTCCTGCTGCCGCTGATCGCGCAGCAATTGGGCTTCGCCTTCAACCCGGTGTTCGACCTGATCGCGCCGATCATCAACGGCGTCGTGCGGCTTTTGCTCTCGCTCACCGGGCTTGCCTGA
- the nagZ gene encoding beta-N-acetylhexosaminidase, with product MTDPRAIVVGVSGPVLTAAERALFAAAPPLGFILFARNIETPDQVRTLVADCRSAVGRPDATVWIDQEGGRVARLRPPHWPRYFPARRIGALAPREAARAAYLQARLIAADLHDLGIDVDCHPCIDISIPGAHDVIGDRAFSADPQVVAALGRVACDGLLDGGVLPVIKHLPGHGRAMADSHVSLPVVDEPLDGLTATDFVPFKALADMPIAMTAHVVYGAIDPAAPLTQSAAGIAGVVRGLLGFDHVLVSDDINMQALSGDLADRAAWALSAGCDIALHCSGRLDEMATLLPAVPVLAGPALARWQAASARRQPPKPFDRTAGRAELEALLAEAVA from the coding sequence ATGACTGATCCCCGCGCCATCGTCGTCGGAGTCAGCGGACCCGTGCTGACCGCGGCCGAACGGGCGCTGTTTGCGGCCGCCCCGCCGCTGGGCTTCATCCTGTTCGCGCGCAATATCGAAACGCCGGACCAGGTCAGGACATTGGTCGCCGATTGCCGGAGCGCCGTCGGCCGGCCCGATGCCACGGTCTGGATCGACCAGGAGGGCGGCCGGGTGGCGCGCCTGCGGCCGCCGCACTGGCCGCGCTACTTCCCGGCCCGCCGCATCGGCGCCCTGGCCCCGCGCGAGGCCGCGCGTGCCGCCTATCTCCAGGCCCGGCTGATCGCGGCCGACCTGCACGACCTGGGCATCGATGTCGACTGCCACCCGTGTATCGACATCTCGATTCCCGGTGCCCATGACGTGATCGGCGACCGCGCCTTCAGCGCCGACCCGCAGGTGGTCGCGGCACTGGGCCGGGTCGCCTGCGACGGCCTGCTCGACGGCGGTGTCCTGCCGGTGATCAAGCACCTGCCGGGCCACGGCCGGGCCATGGCCGACAGCCATGTTTCGCTGCCGGTGGTGGACGAGCCGCTGGATGGCCTGACGGCCACGGATTTCGTGCCCTTCAAGGCGCTGGCCGACATGCCCATCGCCATGACCGCCCACGTCGTCTATGGCGCGATCGATCCGGCGGCACCCCTGACCCAATCGGCCGCGGGCATTGCCGGGGTGGTGCGCGGGCTGCTCGGCTTCGACCATGTGCTGGTCTCGGATGACATCAACATGCAGGCGCTGTCCGGCGACCTGGCCGATCGGGCGGCGTGGGCCTTGAGCGCCGGCTGCGACATCGCCCTCCATTGCAGTGGCAGGCTGGACGAGATGGCCACCCTGCTGCCCGCGGTGCCGGTGCTGGCCGGGCCGGCGCTGGCCCGCTGGCAAGCGGCCAGCGCGCGCCGACAGCCGCCCAAGCCATTCGATCGCACCGCCGGCCGTGCCGAGCTGGAAGCCCTGCTGGCGGAGGCCGTGGCATGA
- a CDS encoding SPOR domain-containing protein: protein MSNQDPNQDPYTPDPYGQGPYRPGPAGERMVPPPTDGGGGGMRIGRLVVIGLAGGAVLYLLLSLIAGGDDRSQVADATSVPLIRANPEPSKVPPESPGGMEVPDQDKLIFDRIGGSNADSSLPEQLLPPPDEPMARPTPPPPPPLTEVPPPSPPTAEEGGAPTPLTPPAMATPAPATPTPAPAKPPATAAAPTPAPAPATPPKPPATAAVPAPAAPATPAPSASGAAVIQLAALKDEATAKQAWARIAKANSDLLAGLKPIIVPVQVNGATLYRLRAGPFATKDAAAQVCAKLKQRNQDCNVVH, encoded by the coding sequence ATGTCGAATCAGGACCCGAATCAAGATCCCTACACCCCTGACCCTTATGGCCAAGGGCCCTATCGGCCCGGCCCGGCGGGCGAGCGGATGGTGCCGCCGCCGACCGACGGCGGGGGCGGTGGCATGCGCATCGGGCGCCTGGTCGTCATCGGCCTGGCCGGCGGCGCCGTGCTTTATCTGCTCCTGTCGCTGATTGCCGGCGGCGATGACCGTTCCCAGGTGGCGGATGCCACCAGCGTGCCACTGATCCGGGCCAATCCCGAACCGTCCAAGGTGCCGCCTGAATCGCCGGGCGGCATGGAAGTGCCCGACCAGGACAAGCTGATCTTCGACCGCATCGGCGGCAGCAATGCCGATTCCAGCCTGCCCGAACAGCTTCTGCCCCCGCCGGACGAGCCGATGGCCAGGCCCACCCCGCCGCCACCGCCGCCGCTGACCGAGGTGCCGCCGCCCTCGCCGCCGACGGCGGAGGAGGGTGGGGCGCCCACGCCGCTGACCCCGCCCGCCATGGCGACGCCCGCACCGGCGACGCCCACGCCGGCACCCGCCAAGCCGCCCGCGACTGCCGCGGCACCAACGCCTGCACCGGCCCCGGCCACCCCGCCCAAGCCGCCGGCCACCGCCGCCGTGCCGGCCCCGGCGGCGCCTGCTACACCGGCGCCGTCGGCGAGCGGTGCGGCAGTGATCCAGCTCGCGGCCCTGAAGGACGAGGCGACCGCCAAACAGGCCTGGGCGCGCATCGCCAAGGCCAATTCCGATCTGCTGGCGGGCCTCAAGCCGATCATCGTGCCGGTCCAGGTGAACGGCGCCACGCTTTACCGCCTGCGCGCCGGCCCCTTCGCCACCAAGGACGCTGCCGCCCAGGTCTGCGCCAAGCTCAAGCAGCGCAACCAGGACTGCAATGTCGTTCACTGA